The proteins below are encoded in one region of Segatella copri:
- a CDS encoding FimB/Mfa2 family fimbrial subunit, with protein MKNVFTSGMILFLAMTTTVSCTQENVMLETTPQVKNQEVRFCFFESSIVPIGQDEESNLARTRADGSKQSLKDAKLYTDLQVCLIPKGDETTAGYTVRQENWDDKFGNVSLQVPAGEYTLVAVAAKTDLQQEERIEVKSRYEMTFANNIVRDMAYTLQDIKVESGSKAVTQNVSLKRAVSCFKLQATDPMPLTTNTQDITISGSCGTVFNPSTGFCKEKATITRSWTFDPKEYQNPYIKFTLYTLLTDNDVTDIHITTAGKDKEGKAVKTVSFDNVHLVIGKKTTYTGPIFTYPNNMSFTVNQPEIPASGYDKKF; from the coding sequence ATGAAGAATGTTTTTACCTCAGGAATGATTCTGTTCCTGGCAATGACCACAACGGTTAGTTGCACACAAGAAAACGTGATGCTTGAAACAACACCACAAGTCAAGAACCAAGAAGTAAGATTCTGCTTCTTCGAAAGCTCCATTGTACCTATCGGTCAGGATGAAGAGAGCAATCTTGCCAGAACGAGAGCCGACGGGAGCAAGCAATCGCTCAAGGATGCAAAACTCTACACAGATCTGCAAGTATGTCTCATTCCGAAAGGAGATGAAACTACTGCCGGCTATACCGTAAGACAGGAAAACTGGGATGACAAATTCGGAAACGTCAGCCTGCAGGTGCCGGCAGGAGAATACACGCTCGTTGCCGTAGCAGCAAAAACTGATTTGCAGCAGGAAGAACGAATCGAAGTAAAATCAAGGTATGAAATGACCTTTGCCAACAATATCGTACGCGATATGGCGTATACCCTGCAGGATATCAAGGTGGAATCGGGCAGCAAAGCCGTAACACAGAATGTTTCGCTGAAACGTGCCGTCAGCTGTTTTAAACTGCAAGCTACCGACCCGATGCCTCTTACTACCAATACGCAGGATATCACGATAAGCGGAAGCTGCGGTACGGTGTTCAATCCTTCTACCGGATTCTGCAAAGAAAAGGCTACCATCACCCGAAGTTGGACTTTTGACCCCAAAGAATACCAGAACCCATACATCAAATTCACCCTCTACACCCTTCTGACCGACAATGATGTAACCGACATTCATATAACAACTGCTGGAAAGGACAAGGAAGGAAAAGCAGTAAAGACCGTCAGCTTTGACAACGTACACCTGGTTATCGGAAAGAAGACTACCTATACCGGTCCGATTTTTACCTACCCTAACAATATGTCGTTCACAGTCAACCAGCCGGAGATTCCAGCATCAGGCTATGACAAGAAATTTTAA
- a CDS encoding peptidase U32 family protein, whose translation MNTKINEFEVMAPVGSRESLAAAIQAGADSVYFGIGKLNMRSHSANHFTIDDLREIAATCNEHGIKTYLTVNTVIYDNDIPTMKEIIDAAKEAGISAVIASDVAVMSYCNEVGEEVHLSTQLNISNTEALKFYARFADVSVLARELNMDQVKHIHEQIEQQNICGPMGKQIRIEMFCHGALCMAVSGKCYMSLANANRSANRGECVQICRRSYTVTDNETGNQLEIDNKYVMSPKDLKTIRFIDRMMDAGVRVFKIEGRARGPEYVYTVVKCYKEAIAAVLDGTFTEEKKDEWDEKLATVFNRGFWDGYYQGQTLGEWNKHYGSVATEKKVLVGKVMKYFSKLGVAEVAVEASTFDKGEKLLITGNTTGVMYLRADEIRYDLKPVETAQQGWRVSIPVPDKVRPNDKLYKLITVNEIKEIK comes from the coding sequence ATGAATACAAAGATAAACGAATTTGAAGTGATGGCACCAGTGGGCTCACGCGAGTCACTGGCTGCTGCCATACAGGCTGGTGCCGACTCCGTATACTTTGGTATCGGCAAGTTGAACATGCGTTCCCATTCAGCCAACCATTTTACCATCGATGATTTGCGTGAGATTGCTGCCACCTGCAACGAGCATGGTATCAAAACCTATCTCACCGTCAATACAGTCATCTACGACAACGACATCCCAACGATGAAGGAAATCATCGATGCTGCCAAGGAGGCAGGCATCTCTGCCGTCATCGCCAGCGATGTGGCTGTAATGAGCTATTGCAATGAAGTGGGCGAGGAGGTTCACTTATCCACACAGTTAAATATCTCAAACACAGAGGCTTTGAAGTTTTATGCACGCTTTGCTGATGTTTCCGTACTGGCACGTGAATTGAACATGGACCAGGTGAAGCACATCCATGAGCAGATAGAGCAGCAGAACATCTGCGGACCTATGGGCAAGCAGATCCGCATCGAAATGTTCTGTCATGGTGCTCTGTGCATGGCTGTATCGGGCAAGTGCTACATGAGCCTTGCCAATGCCAACCGCTCTGCCAACCGTGGCGAGTGTGTGCAGATCTGCCGCCGCAGTTATACTGTTACAGATAACGAAACTGGCAACCAGCTTGAAATCGACAACAAGTATGTGATGAGTCCGAAGGACCTGAAGACCATCCGCTTCATCGACCGCATGATGGATGCCGGTGTGCGCGTCTTCAAGATTGAAGGCCGTGCCCGTGGTCCTGAATACGTATATACCGTAGTGAAATGTTATAAGGAGGCAATAGCTGCCGTGCTCGACGGAACCTTTACCGAGGAGAAGAAGGATGAGTGGGATGAGAAACTCGCCACCGTCTTCAACCGTGGTTTCTGGGATGGTTATTACCAGGGCCAGACTCTCGGTGAATGGAACAAGCATTATGGTTCCGTAGCTACCGAGAAGAAGGTGCTCGTGGGCAAGGTGATGAAATATTTCTCTAAGTTGGGTGTGGCAGAAGTAGCCGTAGAGGCATCTACCTTCGACAAGGGCGAGAAACTGCTGATTACGGGTAACACCACCGGTGTGATGTATCTCCGTGCCGATGAAATCCGCTACGACCTGAAACCGGTAGAGACAGCGCAGCAGGGCTGGAGAGTTTCCATCCCTGTACCAGATAAGGTACGCCCTAACGACAAGCTCTATAAGTTGATTACAGTAAACGAAATTAAAGAAATAAAATAA
- a CDS encoding SufE family protein → MATINELQDEVVEEFQDFTDWMDKYQMLIDLGNELAPLDEKYKNEQNLIDGCQSRVWLQCDYVDGKLVFTADSDALIVKGIIALLIRVLSGHTPTEIMDADLYFVEKIGLKDHLSPTRSNGLLAMIKQIRMYALAYKTKEAEA, encoded by the coding sequence ATGGCAACAATTAATGAATTGCAGGATGAAGTAGTAGAGGAGTTTCAGGATTTCACCGACTGGATGGACAAGTATCAGATGCTCATTGACTTGGGCAACGAGTTGGCTCCTCTCGATGAGAAATACAAGAACGAGCAGAACCTTATCGACGGCTGTCAGAGCCGCGTATGGTTGCAATGCGATTATGTAGATGGCAAGCTCGTATTCACTGCCGATAGCGATGCGCTCATCGTAAAGGGTATCATCGCCCTCCTCATCCGTGTGTTGAGCGGTCATACCCCAACCGAGATTATGGATGCCGACCTCTATTTCGTAGAGAAAATTGGTCTGAAAGACCATTTGAGTCCAACCCGCAGCAATGGTCTTCTGGCGATGATCAAGCAGATTCGCATGTACGCCCTTGCCTACAAGACCAAAGAGGCAGAGGCTTAA
- a CDS encoding RNA methyltransferase, whose protein sequence is MRKLRTIEMNRLTLEEFKEAEKLPLIVVLDDVRSLYNVGSVFRSCDAFRVEAVYLCGITATPPNVEIHKTALGGEDSVDWEYFKTTEEAVEKLKQKGYFVYSIEQVEGSTKLQNLPEAHPSLSKGYAVIFGNEVKGVKQNIVDMSDGCLEIPQFGTKHSLNVSVTAGIVVWEFAKLLKL, encoded by the coding sequence ATGCGCAAATTAAGAACGATAGAGATGAACCGCCTCACCCTGGAGGAATTCAAGGAAGCCGAGAAGCTGCCCCTGATAGTGGTCCTGGATGATGTGCGTTCATTATATAATGTAGGAAGTGTTTTCCGTTCCTGCGATGCCTTCCGTGTAGAGGCGGTGTATCTCTGCGGAATCACCGCCACCCCTCCCAATGTCGAGATTCATAAGACGGCATTGGGTGGCGAAGACAGCGTGGATTGGGAATACTTCAAGACTACCGAAGAGGCGGTAGAGAAGTTGAAGCAGAAAGGCTACTTTGTATATAGCATCGAGCAGGTAGAAGGCTCCACCAAGCTCCAGAACCTGCCTGAGGCTCACCCTTCCCTCTCCAAAGGCTACGCCGTGATTTTCGGTAACGAGGTGAAGGGAGTCAAGCAGAACATCGTGGATATGAGCGATGGCTGTCTGGAGATTCCCCAGTTCGGTACCAAGCATTCCCTGAATGTCAGCGTCACCGCCGGTATTGTAGTCTGGGAGTTTGCCAAACTCCTGAAACTATAA
- a CDS encoding ATP-binding protein, whose protein sequence is MIDNKLYEYMAELLKRTPLDFIRYKYDEINWNGRLVGIVGPRGVGKSTMILQRIKLSKEGHHLYVSADNIYFSNHSLVDFADEFIKEGGTHLYIDEIHKYAGWSRELKQIYDMHPSLNLIFTGSSVLDIKKGEADLSRRALMYMMQGLSFREYLQLFEGIKTRVFSLDEILNHQVEIPGLDHPLPVFRAYLDHGYYPFAIEGDFTQRMLQVIDQTVEVDIPQYADMKASTARKLKRMLVILSGLAPYKPSVDNLATEIGVSKNNVPDYLVYLERAGMIGLLRDDTSGMRNLGKVEKVYVDNPSLMSVLTSNPNIGNIRETFFYNQMREKQDVTSSRVSDFTIGDYTFEIGGRKKGKKQIEDVKNGRIVKDDIETGHGIIIPLWYFGMNY, encoded by the coding sequence ATGATAGACAATAAACTTTATGAATACATGGCGGAGTTATTGAAACGTACTCCGCTTGATTTCATCAGATATAAATATGATGAAATCAACTGGAATGGACGATTAGTAGGTATCGTTGGTCCGCGAGGTGTTGGAAAATCCACCATGATACTTCAGCGCATCAAGCTGTCTAAGGAAGGCCATCACCTGTATGTGTCTGCCGACAACATCTATTTTTCAAATCATTCCCTGGTTGACTTTGCTGACGAGTTTATCAAGGAGGGTGGTACACATCTTTATATAGATGAAATTCACAAGTATGCCGGATGGAGCAGAGAACTGAAGCAAATTTACGACATGCACCCATCCCTGAACCTTATCTTCACCGGTTCATCGGTATTGGACATCAAAAAGGGCGAAGCTGATCTGAGTCGTCGGGCGCTGATGTATATGATGCAAGGCTTGTCGTTCAGGGAATACCTGCAACTTTTTGAAGGTATCAAGACCAGAGTTTTCAGTCTCGACGAAATACTCAATCACCAGGTAGAGATTCCGGGGTTGGATCATCCATTGCCTGTTTTCAGAGCGTACCTCGACCATGGCTATTACCCATTTGCCATAGAGGGAGATTTTACGCAAAGAATGCTGCAGGTGATAGACCAGACGGTAGAAGTTGACATTCCGCAATATGCTGATATGAAAGCTTCAACAGCACGCAAGCTGAAGCGTATGCTCGTCATTCTTTCCGGGTTGGCTCCCTACAAGCCAAGCGTAGATAACCTCGCCACAGAAATCGGGGTAAGCAAGAACAACGTGCCTGATTATCTCGTCTATCTGGAGCGTGCAGGAATGATAGGTCTGCTCAGAGATGATACTTCGGGAATGCGCAATCTGGGGAAGGTGGAAAAAGTTTATGTAGATAACCCAAGTCTGATGTCAGTACTCACCTCTAATCCCAACATAGGAAACATAAGGGAAACTTTCTTCTACAATCAGATGAGAGAAAAACAAGACGTTACTTCCTCCAGGGTTTCCGACTTTACCATTGGTGATTATACCTTTGAGATTGGCGGAAGGAAGAAAGGCAAAAAGCAGATAGAGGATGTAAAAAACGGACGTATCGTAAAAGACGATATAGAGACGGGGCATGGAATCATCATCCCTCTCTGGTACTTCGGAATGAATTATTAG
- a CDS encoding RagB/SusD family nutrient uptake outer membrane protein: protein MKKTIYSLLAITALLFSSCESFTELEPKGKNLLTTTDQLEMLLNKEYEGCSSDMRQMAGDMIYAYSNVATIISQPVKTRNVIIWTYDEANMDKMAELTSSDQDYTNFYGYIGTIANPILSKIDAASGTEADKKLLKSEALTLRAWSFYMLVNKFAKAYNPATAATDPGIILMTEDKDIQTAQSKSTVEEVYQQILKDANEAIEIDGLPNSAVNKMRFSKPTAYAVKALALLNMQKYDEAEEVAKQAIAINGTINNYNTSYLGSTQGHITGGTYPVINRGKKGTDEDYFLNGNSESFNAYTPTTMANFEAGHAYKDKMSNMNMMYDYMMDAGVSMLGETGFNFTFDLNSLWNDGGLRSTQMYLTIAECETHKGNYDTAMEYLDKVRVNRIDPAKYQPLKGTVSTKEEAIKHVKQVTMNEDIYSVNIFIDKKRWNQCDGWKQNYSRTLAGKTYTITPDSKMWIFPFPQSVINNNGNITQNYKE, encoded by the coding sequence ATGAAAAAAACAATATACAGTTTACTGGCAATCACAGCATTGCTGTTCTCATCTTGTGAGAGTTTCACCGAATTAGAGCCAAAGGGCAAGAACTTGCTTACCACAACCGACCAATTAGAAATGCTTCTCAACAAAGAGTATGAGGGATGTTCCTCTGATATGCGACAAATGGCTGGTGATATGATATATGCCTACAGCAATGTAGCAACTATCATCAGTCAGCCAGTTAAGACCCGCAACGTCATCATCTGGACTTACGATGAAGCCAATATGGACAAGATGGCAGAATTGACTTCCAGTGATCAAGACTACACTAATTTCTACGGCTACATCGGCACGATTGCCAACCCAATTCTCTCAAAGATTGATGCCGCATCTGGTACAGAAGCAGACAAGAAACTTTTGAAAAGCGAAGCCCTGACATTGAGAGCCTGGTCATTCTATATGTTGGTCAACAAGTTTGCCAAGGCTTACAATCCAGCTACAGCTGCTACAGATCCAGGAATTATCCTGATGACAGAGGATAAAGATATCCAGACTGCTCAGTCTAAAAGCACCGTAGAGGAAGTTTATCAGCAGATACTCAAGGATGCCAATGAAGCAATTGAGATAGATGGTCTTCCTAACTCTGCCGTTAACAAAATGCGCTTCAGTAAGCCCACAGCTTATGCCGTAAAGGCATTGGCATTGCTCAACATGCAGAAGTATGACGAGGCAGAAGAAGTGGCCAAGCAGGCTATCGCCATCAATGGCACTATTAACAACTATAATACCTCATATCTTGGTAGTACCCAAGGTCATATAACAGGCGGGACTTATCCTGTTATCAATCGTGGCAAGAAAGGAACCGATGAGGATTATTTCTTAAATGGAAATTCTGAAAGCTTCAATGCTTACACCCCAACTACCATGGCAAACTTTGAAGCTGGACATGCCTATAAGGACAAGATGAGCAATATGAATATGATGTATGATTACATGATGGATGCCGGAGTAAGTATGCTGGGTGAAACTGGTTTCAATTTTACTTTTGATCTCAACTCGTTATGGAATGATGGTGGTCTTCGCTCTACCCAGATGTATCTCACCATCGCCGAATGCGAGACCCACAAAGGCAACTACGATACAGCCATGGAATATCTCGACAAGGTGCGCGTAAACCGCATCGATCCTGCCAAGTATCAGCCCCTCAAAGGCACAGTCAGCACCAAGGAAGAAGCCATCAAGCACGTGAAGCAGGTGACCATGAATGAGGACATTTACTCTGTCAATATCTTCATAGACAAGAAGCGCTGGAACCAGTGCGATGGCTGGAAGCAGAACTATAGCCGCACACTTGCTGGAAAGACTTATACCATCACTCCAGACAGTAAAATGTGGATATTCCCATTCCCTCAGAGCGTGATAAACAATAATGGTAATATCACACAGAACTACAAAGAATAA
- a CDS encoding SusC/RagA family TonB-linked outer membrane protein, which produces MKEFGRMKRILFATSLLVGATLCGGTSTAMAQQPKHQTVTINAKSMSVKQFFAEVKKQTGLNFIYSTDLAAKLPHITVNATNRPLRQVLDEVMNKVNCRYEIEGNIVTITRRIAGERVRNVSGVVTDESGEPLIGVSVCIDDSKVCTITDSKGFYTLKVPANACTLKFSYLGMSNAELRLGSGRAPLSRNIQMVTDNQLSDVVVTGYQEISKPKMTGSVTTITSAKLDERYTTNIMNNLEGRVAGLSTYNGKMTIRGTSSLYAETTPLLVVDGVPVEGNIDDLNPYDIESVNILKDAAANAIYGARASNGVIVVTTKNAKKAGKIDIDFAANLTVYEKKNVDYADNFYMTPEQQVDTEAKYWDYYFFHNDGEVADPIGNTAQSISRGTQAVTPIEYAYYQRAKGEISEEELQNQLASFKKNNYAKEYADAVYKQRVMQQYNLSLRGRSDKFTNNLTINYKYDNSGLINHFANQFNAQYKGSYNVAKWLTASMTINGIYSKSKEVGYDNNSYYSDIWKQPAYMPFYNADGSVKGQHYWYDGNDYMTFGSPFEDLSSNPVDEYYNNTQVTRRQYMRYHGDLLFKIIDGLTANAQFVYETNHNTVEWNATQDSHVMRTMRNAYYYQSADGTIKNYVPTTGGLLRTTNSDGRYWTARGQLNYAKTFGKHDIMAIAGLEFRETKLTGSKALMLGYDDQLQTSSTHTIDFGTLSTMNYSPLFFGASGGFPANQFVFDPYINEGMGVVPETHHKYASGYFNLTYTYDEKYNVFGSFRKDYADVYGLNAKFRGTPLWSVGAGWLIHNEDFMKDIKWVNFLKLRASYGVTGNIYQGATSYMTATSGELNQYTNLPYGTIESPANPNLKWEQSRTTNIGIDFGLLDNRLRGSIDYYNKVAKDVFSYRTLDPTTGFTSMFVNMASMRNRGIELQITYDWLRGASRKNWSWTTNFTMSHNSNIVTDVENPSNSAYELIERPYVKGKPSSALWSYRFAGISDQEGEKGQSLFYIEDGGKSHSATGKSISILEYSGQSEPKVIMGMDNSVRWNGFSFSILMAYYGGHMMRALAHNETLSSTWSTAIASYFLNAWTPEHPTDIPGIGRYASTTIGSETTYGNNAIHHADFLKIRNIVLGYDFPQEWFRGTGINRLSLRFQIDNPKYLWVANDVHVDPETLGLRNPSSYIFGLNISF; this is translated from the coding sequence ATGAAAGAATTTGGAAGAATGAAACGAATCCTTTTCGCTACCTCCCTGCTTGTAGGAGCAACCCTATGTGGAGGAACCAGTACTGCTATGGCTCAGCAGCCAAAGCACCAGACGGTAACTATCAATGCAAAGTCGATGAGCGTGAAACAGTTCTTCGCTGAAGTCAAGAAACAGACTGGCTTGAACTTCATCTACAGTACAGATTTGGCAGCCAAGTTGCCACACATCACGGTGAATGCCACCAACCGCCCGTTGCGCCAAGTACTTGACGAGGTGATGAACAAGGTGAACTGCCGTTATGAGATTGAGGGTAATATCGTGACTATCACTCGCCGTATAGCAGGTGAGAGAGTTCGTAATGTATCCGGTGTCGTCACCGATGAAAGTGGCGAGCCACTGATTGGTGTGTCCGTATGCATCGACGACAGCAAGGTTTGCACCATCACCGACAGCAAGGGTTTCTATACCTTGAAGGTGCCAGCCAATGCTTGCACCTTAAAGTTCAGCTACCTCGGCATGAGCAATGCAGAATTGCGTCTGGGAAGCGGTAGAGCACCTTTAAGCCGTAACATACAGATGGTTACCGACAATCAGCTTTCTGATGTTGTGGTAACAGGTTATCAGGAGATTTCCAAACCTAAGATGACAGGTTCTGTCACTACCATCACCTCAGCCAAATTGGACGAGCGTTACACCACCAACATCATGAACAACCTCGAAGGTCGCGTGGCAGGTCTTTCCACTTATAATGGAAAGATGACTATCCGTGGAACCTCCTCTCTCTATGCCGAGACCACCCCATTGCTGGTAGTGGATGGCGTACCTGTAGAGGGAAACATCGACGATTTGAACCCTTACGACATCGAGAGCGTAAACATATTGAAGGATGCCGCAGCCAATGCCATCTATGGTGCCCGTGCATCCAATGGTGTCATCGTTGTAACCACCAAGAATGCCAAGAAGGCAGGCAAGATTGACATCGACTTCGCAGCCAACCTCACGGTATATGAGAAGAAGAACGTAGATTATGCCGACAATTTCTATATGACTCCAGAACAGCAGGTGGATACCGAGGCCAAGTATTGGGACTACTATTTCTTCCATAATGATGGTGAAGTGGCTGACCCTATCGGTAATACTGCTCAGTCAATCTCTAGGGGTACCCAAGCGGTAACTCCTATCGAATATGCCTATTACCAGCGAGCTAAGGGAGAAATTTCCGAGGAAGAATTACAGAACCAGTTGGCTTCTTTCAAGAAGAACAACTATGCCAAGGAGTATGCAGATGCTGTATATAAGCAGAGAGTGATGCAGCAGTACAACCTCTCACTTCGTGGCCGCAGCGATAAGTTCACCAACAACCTGACTATCAACTATAAGTATGACAACAGCGGACTGATCAATCATTTCGCCAATCAGTTTAATGCCCAATATAAGGGTTCTTACAATGTAGCCAAGTGGCTCACAGCCTCCATGACTATCAATGGTATCTATAGCAAGAGTAAGGAAGTAGGTTACGACAACAATAGCTACTATAGCGATATCTGGAAACAACCAGCCTATATGCCATTCTATAATGCTGATGGAAGCGTCAAAGGACAACACTATTGGTATGATGGCAATGATTACATGACCTTCGGTTCTCCTTTTGAGGATTTAAGTTCCAATCCAGTGGATGAGTATTACAATAACACCCAGGTTACCCGCCGTCAGTATATGCGCTATCATGGAGATTTGCTCTTCAAGATTATTGACGGATTGACTGCCAATGCCCAGTTTGTATATGAAACCAATCATAACACCGTAGAATGGAATGCAACACAAGATAGTCATGTGATGCGTACCATGCGTAATGCTTATTATTATCAATCTGCAGATGGCACTATCAAGAACTACGTTCCTACCACTGGCGGTCTGCTCCGTACTACAAATAGTGACGGACGTTATTGGACAGCACGTGGACAGTTGAATTATGCCAAGACCTTTGGCAAGCACGACATCATGGCGATTGCCGGCTTGGAATTCCGTGAAACCAAACTGACAGGTTCTAAGGCCTTAATGTTAGGTTATGACGACCAGTTGCAGACAAGCTCTACCCACACAATAGACTTTGGAACATTGAGTACCATGAACTATTCACCTCTTTTCTTTGGCGCCTCAGGTGGTTTCCCTGCAAACCAGTTTGTATTCGATCCTTATATCAATGAAGGAATGGGAGTTGTTCCTGAGACTCACCACAAGTATGCTTCTGGTTATTTCAACCTCACCTATACTTATGATGAGAAATACAATGTGTTCGGTTCATTCCGTAAGGACTATGCTGATGTATATGGCTTGAACGCCAAGTTCCGCGGAACGCCACTCTGGTCTGTAGGTGCAGGATGGTTGATTCATAATGAAGACTTCATGAAGGATATCAAGTGGGTAAACTTCCTGAAACTCCGTGCCAGCTATGGTGTAACTGGTAACATCTATCAAGGTGCAACCAGTTATATGACAGCTACATCAGGAGAACTCAATCAATATACCAACTTGCCATACGGCACCATCGAAAGTCCTGCCAACCCTAACTTGAAGTGGGAGCAGAGCCGCACCACCAACATCGGTATCGACTTCGGATTGCTCGACAACCGCTTGCGTGGTTCCATCGATTATTATAACAAGGTGGCAAAGGATGTGTTCTCTTATCGCACCCTCGACCCAACAACGGGTTTCACCTCTATGTTCGTCAACATGGCTTCTATGCGCAATCGTGGTATAGAATTGCAGATTACTTATGATTGGCTGAGAGGGGCAAGCCGTAAGAATTGGAGTTGGACCACCAACTTCACCATGTCACACAACAGTAATATTGTAACCGATGTAGAGAACCCATCAAACAGCGCATACGAGTTGATTGAAAGACCATACGTCAAAGGAAAGCCATCCAGCGCCCTCTGGTCATACCGCTTTGCTGGCATCAGCGACCAAGAAGGCGAGAAGGGTCAATCTCTGTTCTACATTGAGGATGGGGGCAAATCTCACAGTGCAACAGGCAAAAGTATAAGCATCTTGGAATACTCTGGCCAGAGCGAGCCAAAGGTTATCATGGGTATGGACAACAGCGTAAGATGGAACGGATTCTCTTTCAGCATTCTGATGGCTTACTATGGCGGTCACATGATGAGAGCCTTGGCGCATAATGAAACACTCTCAAGCACCTGGAGCACCGCTATCGCCAGCTATTTCCTGAATGCATGGACACCAGAACACCCAACAGATATTCCAGGCATTGGCAGATACGCCTCTACAACGATTGGCTCTGAAACAACCTATGGCAATAATGCTATCCATCATGCAGACTTCCTGAAAATCAGAAACATCGTATTGGGCTATGACTTTCCGCAGGAGTGGTTCAGAGGAACAGGCATTAACCGCCTCTCTCTCCGCTTCCAGATAGACAATCCTAAGTATCTATGGGTAGCCAACGATGTGCATGTTGACCCAGAGACTCTTGGACTCCGCAATCCAAGTTCATACATCTTTGGTCTGAACATCAGTTTCTAA